CCCGAAGTAATGCAGGAATCGGAAGCAGTGCGGTAAGCCCGAATAAAATTGCCGGGATCAGGATCAGTCGGACAATGGTGTAAAGCACCATTGTTCCATCCAGTATTCCTTTCGGATTCATCTCTGCCAGCATCATGCCCACCAACATCATACTGAGGGGTGTATTACAGCTGCTGATCCCTGAAATCGTATTTTCCACACTTACCGGGAAGGACATTCCTGCGATCATGACGAAAAGTCCCAGATAGATGGCCACAATACATGGATGTGTCAGCACCTTTTTTACCAGACTTTCACTTTTTTCTTTCATAAAACAGGATGTTCCCACACTCCACATAACGATCCTCACCGGAAGCATAAACACGGAAGCATAAAACAATCCGTTCGTTCCATAAATCCCTTCGATCACAGGATTTCCGAGAAAACCGCCATTTGAAACGATTGTTCCATATCGAAGCGGCTTTCTCTTATCCGGTTCAGCCTTTCTGTAAAAGATACAGCTCATTATTATAGAAAGAATACAATACCCTGTCGCAAGAAACAGAACCTGGGCAAAGCTTTTGAGCATGCTCCACTCCCATTCCATCTGAAAGGAATGGAAGATATTAAACGGCAGTGTAACATACAGACAGAAATTGACCATGTCTTTGCGTCCTGTCTCTCCAATGATATTCTTTTTTCTCACCAGAAATCCGACTGCAACCAACAGAAACATCATCAGCTGCATGTTCACCATATTCTGAAATGCCATTTTTAGTACGCTTTACCCCAATATACCATGTGCTTCGCCGGTTTTCCACAGCATAC
This window of the Mediterraneibacter gnavus ATCC 29149 genome carries:
- a CDS encoding AEC family transporter; this encodes MAFQNMVNMQLMMFLLVAVGFLVRKKNIIGETGRKDMVNFCLYVTLPFNIFHSFQMEWEWSMLKSFAQVLFLATGYCILSIIMSCIFYRKAEPDKRKPLRYGTIVSNGGFLGNPVIEGIYGTNGLFYASVFMLPVRIVMWSVGTSCFMKEKSESLVKKVLTHPCIVAIYLGLFVMIAGMSFPVSVENTISGISSCNTPLSMMLVGMMLAEMNPKGILDGTMVLYTIVRLILIPAILFGLTALLPIPALLRGITVIIAGMPTPVTTALLSAKYHGNEGYATGMIFVTTILSLFTLPVWCWLLG